The following are from one region of the Candidatus Hydrothermales bacterium genome:
- the dnaB gene encoding replicative DNA helicase: MKDEKFKVPFDIEIEKAILGSMFVLESAATKAFEQLKEEMFYEPSHRDIYRAMLKTVDKRKKLDPINVAEVLEKEDLLNKIGGIEYLVELGEYAINPSYIDDYIKSLTEKYILRKTIELCYDTIKRCESGEEEAEEILYELDRKIFEIAQIKIREGLLPISEVLKIYINEIKGREREGVQGILTGYTKFDEITGGFHPGEFVVVASRPSVGKTSFILNVIYRLAKFYNIPSALFSIEMSKIHIAMRFLILESEIDSIKFRNLNSLSESEMRRLLEAASRIENLPIFIDDTPSISIQELRAKARRAVLEHKVKIIFIDYIQLIQAPLHESRPRFESRPRELAYITDSLKKLARELNVPVVALSQLSRKAEERKEEDAAPKLSDLRESGALEQDADIVVFLYKKQEEYEVFEPTEPYAENLIRFYVAKNRNGPQGKFVLAFRKEFMKFENPGREYLGTEEGGIPF, from the coding sequence ATGAAAGACGAAAAGTTTAAAGTTCCCTTTGATATAGAGATAGAAAAAGCAATACTTGGATCAATGTTTGTTCTAGAAAGTGCCGCAACAAAAGCCTTCGAACAACTAAAAGAGGAGATGTTCTATGAACCCTCTCACAGAGATATCTATAGAGCAATGTTAAAAACAGTTGACAAAAGAAAGAAACTAGATCCAATAAACGTAGCAGAAGTTCTTGAAAAAGAAGATCTTCTAAATAAAATTGGAGGAATAGAGTATCTTGTAGAGCTGGGAGAATATGCAATAAATCCATCTTACATTGACGATTACATAAAGTCACTGACTGAAAAGTACATTTTAAGAAAAACAATAGAACTCTGTTATGACACTATAAAAAGATGTGAAAGTGGTGAAGAGGAAGCAGAGGAGATTCTTTATGAATTAGATAGAAAAATTTTTGAAATTGCCCAAATAAAGATAAGGGAGGGACTTTTGCCAATAAGTGAAGTGCTTAAAATTTACATAAACGAAATAAAGGGAAGAGAAAGAGAAGGTGTACAGGGTATTTTAACAGGTTATACAAAATTCGATGAAATTACAGGGGGATTCCATCCAGGAGAATTTGTAGTTGTTGCTTCAAGACCCTCAGTAGGAAAAACAAGTTTTATTCTCAATGTAATATATAGATTAGCAAAATTTTATAACATTCCATCTGCTCTATTCAGCATAGAAATGTCAAAGATACACATAGCAATGAGATTTTTAATTCTTGAATCTGAAATTGACAGTATTAAATTTAGAAACCTAAATTCATTAAGTGAAAGCGAAATGAGAAGACTTCTTGAGGCAGCAAGTAGAATTGAAAATCTTCCAATTTTTATCGATGATACACCATCAATATCAATACAGGAACTTAGAGCCAAGGCAAGAAGAGCAGTTCTTGAACATAAAGTAAAAATTATCTTTATTGATTATATTCAACTTATTCAAGCCCCCTTACATGAATCAAGACCAAGATTTGAGAGCCGACCTAGAGAATTAGCTTATATTACAGACTCTTTAAAGAAATTGGCAAGAGAGTTAAACGTACCTGTAGTAGCTCTATCTCAGCTTTCAAGAAAGGCAGAGGAAAGAAAAGAAGAAGATGCGGCTCCCAAACTATCAGATTTAAGAGAATCAGGGGCACTTGAACAGGATGCTGATATTGTTGTCTTTCTTTACAAAAAACAAGAGGAATATGAAGTTTTTGAACCTACAGAGCCATATGCGGAAAATTTGATAAGATTCTATGTGGCAAAAAATAGAAATGGACCTCAAGGGAAGTTTGTTCTCGCGTTTAGAAAAGAATTCATGAAATTTGAAAATCCTGGTAGAGAATATCTTGGTACTGAGGAAGGTGGTATTCCCTTTTAA